The Streptococcus mitis genome has a segment encoding these proteins:
- a CDS encoding DUF3397 family protein gives MDMILMKLASILLLILTLVVCIIITKLFRLKKLGRNFADLAFPVLVFEYYLITAKTFTHNFLPRLGLALSLLAIILVFFFLLKKRSFYYPKFIKFFWRAGFLLTLVMYIEMVVELFLMK, from the coding sequence ATGGATATGATTTTAATGAAATTAGCATCTATTTTATTATTGATACTGACCTTAGTAGTCTGCATTATCATAACCAAACTTTTTAGATTAAAAAAACTAGGACGAAACTTTGCGGATTTGGCTTTTCCAGTCTTGGTATTTGAGTACTACCTAATCACAGCTAAAACCTTTACCCATAATTTCCTCCCTAGACTGGGACTAGCCCTCTCACTCCTAGCCATTATTCTCGTTTTTTTCTTCCTTTTGAAAAAACGCAGCTTTTACTATCCTAAATTCATCAAATTCTTCTGGCGTGCAGGATTCTTATTAACCCTTGTCATGTATATCGAGATGGTTGTTGAATTGTTCTTAATGAAATAA
- a CDS encoding TIGR01212 family radical SAM protein (This family includes YhcC from E. coli K-12, an uncharacterized radical SAM protein.), which translates to MKVMKSYNTLNDYYRKLFGEKTFKVPIDAGFDCPNRDGTVAHGGCTFCTVSGSGDAIVAPDAPIREQFYKEIDFMHRKWPDVQKYLVYFQNFTNTHEKVEVIRERYEQAINEPGVVGINIGTRPDCLPDETIEYLAELSERMHVTVELGLQTTYEETSDLINRAHSYELYVETVKRLRKYPKIEIVSHLINGLPGETHEMMIENVRRCVTDNDIQGIKLHLLHLMTNTRMQRDYHEGRLQLMSQDEYVKVICDQLEIIPKHIVIHRITGDAPRDMLIGPMWSLNKWEVLNSIEMEMRRRGSVQGCKAVKQEFENEKTT; encoded by the coding sequence ATGAAAGTTATGAAATCTTATAATACCTTGAATGATTATTATCGAAAACTATTTGGAGAAAAGACCTTTAAAGTCCCTATTGATGCGGGGTTTGACTGTCCTAATCGTGATGGGACTGTGGCTCATGGAGGCTGTACTTTTTGTACGGTTTCAGGTTCTGGAGATGCTATCGTAGCACCGGACGCGCCTATCCGTGAGCAATTTTATAAGGAAATTGACTTTATGCACCGTAAGTGGCCGGATGTTCAGAAGTATCTGGTTTATTTTCAAAATTTTACCAACACCCATGAAAAGGTGGAAGTCATCCGAGAGCGCTATGAGCAGGCTATCAATGAGCCAGGTGTAGTAGGAATCAATATTGGAACGCGGCCAGACTGTTTACCAGATGAAACCATCGAATATTTGGCTGAATTATCGGAGCGAATGCATGTGACGGTTGAATTGGGCTTGCAGACTACTTATGAAGAAACCTCTGATCTGATTAACCGCGCCCACTCCTATGAATTGTATGTGGAAACGGTCAAGCGTTTGAGAAAGTATCCCAAGATTGAGATTGTTTCCCATCTGATCAACGGACTTCCTGGTGAAACCCATGAGATGATGATTGAAAATGTCCGCCGATGTGTCACGGATAACGATATTCAAGGAATTAAACTGCATTTGCTCCATCTTATGACAAATACTCGTATGCAACGAGATTACCACGAAGGACGCTTGCAGTTGATGAGTCAGGACGAATATGTCAAGGTCATCTGTGACCAACTGGAAATCATTCCCAAGCATATCGTCATCCATCGAATCACAGGAGATGCACCTAGAGATATGCTGATTGGGCCTATGTGGAGCCTCAATAAATGGGAAGTTCTAAATAGTATTGAGATGGAGATGCGACGTCGCGGAAGTGTTCAAGGATGCAAGGCTGTAAAACAGGAGTTTGAAAATGAAAAGACCACTTGA
- a CDS encoding tRNA (mnm(5)s(2)U34)-methyltransferase, translating to MKRPLEMAHDFLAEVVTKEDIVVDATMGNGHDTLFLAKLAKQVYAFDIQEQALEKTQERLNQAGLTNAQLILQGHETLDQFVTKAKAGIFNLGYLPSADKSVITRPQTTIEALEKLCGLLVKGGRIAIMIYYGHEGGDLERDAVLDFVSQLNQQEYTAAIYRTLNQVNNPPFLVMIEKLERYRHG from the coding sequence ATGAAAAGACCACTTGAGATGGCACATGATTTTTTGGCTGAAGTAGTTACAAAAGAGGATATCGTAGTGGATGCGACTATGGGAAATGGCCATGACACGCTTTTTTTAGCCAAGCTAGCCAAGCAAGTCTATGCCTTTGATATTCAGGAACAAGCCTTGGAAAAGACGCAAGAGCGTTTGAACCAAGCTGGCCTGACAAATGCCCAGTTAATCTTGCAAGGTCATGAGACACTGGACCAGTTTGTGACAAAAGCCAAGGCAGGTATCTTTAATCTGGGCTATCTGCCGTCAGCTGATAAGTCTGTCATCACCCGACCACAGACAACGATTGAAGCATTAGAAAAGCTGTGTGGCTTACTTGTCAAAGGTGGACGGATTGCTATCATGATCTACTATGGTCATGAAGGAGGCGACCTCGAGAGGGATGCTGTCTTGGATTTTGTTAGCCAGTTGAATCAACAAGAGTACACAGCTGCCATTTACCGAACTTTAAACCAAGTCAACAACCCACCATTTTTAGTAATGATTGAAAAATTAGAGAGATATAGACATGGATAA
- a CDS encoding cation:proton antiporter translates to MELLIYLILFLLVLIVSSTTNKLLPFLPLPLVQILLGIVIGLFLPNTDFHLNTELFLALVIGPLLFRESEEADITAILKHWRIIIYLIFPVIFISTLSLGGLAHLLWLSLPLAACLAVGAALGPTDLVAFASLSERFSFPKRVSNILKGEGLLNDASGLVAFQVALTAWTTGAFSLGQASSSLIFSILGGFLIGFLTAMTNRFLHSFLLSVRATDIASELLLELSLPLVTFFLAEEVHVSGIIAVVVAGILKASRFKKITLLEAQVDTVTETVWHTVNFMLNGSVFVILGMELEMIAEPILTNPIYNPLLLLVSLIALTFVLFAIRFVMIYGYYAYRTRRLKKKLNKYMKDMLLLTFSGVKGTVSIATILLIPSNLEQEYPLLLFLVAGVTLVSFLTGLVVLPHLSDEQEESKDYLMHIAILNEVTIELEKELEDTRNKLPLYAAIDNYHGRIENLILSQENKGAQEDWETLKLLILSIESDGLEQAYEEGKMSERAYRVYQRYLKNMEQSINRKFASRVTYYFLVSLRILRFLLHEVFTLGKTFRSWKNEESQKLRALDYDQIAELYLENTEMIIESLENLKGVYKSSLISFMQDSRLRETAIITSGAFVERVINRVKPNNIDEMLRGYYLERKLIFEYEEKRLITTKYAKKLRQNVNNLENYSLKEAANTLPYDMMELVRRN, encoded by the coding sequence GTGGAATTACTGATTTATCTTATTCTATTTTTACTGGTCTTGATTGTCTCAAGTACAACCAATAAACTTCTGCCCTTTTTGCCTCTCCCTTTGGTGCAAATTCTTTTGGGAATTGTGATTGGTCTCTTTTTACCCAATACCGACTTTCATCTCAATACAGAGTTGTTTTTGGCCCTGGTTATTGGGCCCTTGCTTTTCCGAGAGTCGGAAGAAGCGGATATTACGGCTATTTTAAAACACTGGCGAATCATTATTTATCTCATATTTCCAGTGATTTTCATTTCGACCTTGAGTTTGGGTGGCTTGGCCCACCTTCTTTGGCTCAGTCTTCCCTTGGCGGCTTGCTTGGCCGTTGGGGCAGCCCTTGGACCTACAGACTTGGTTGCCTTTGCCTCTCTTTCAGAGCGCTTTAGCTTTCCTAAGCGCGTGTCCAATATCCTTAAGGGTGAAGGGCTCTTGAATGATGCTTCTGGCTTGGTTGCCTTTCAGGTGGCCTTGACAGCCTGGACAACTGGAGCCTTTTCCCTTGGGCAAGCGAGTAGTTCGCTCATCTTTTCAATCCTAGGCGGTTTTTTAATTGGATTTTTAACAGCCATGACCAACCGTTTCCTCCATAGCTTCTTGCTAAGTGTGAGAGCAACGGATATTGCTAGTGAGCTTCTTCTGGAATTGAGTTTGCCCTTGGTGACCTTCTTCCTGGCAGAAGAAGTCCATGTTTCAGGGATTATTGCCGTCGTAGTTGCTGGGATTTTAAAGGCAAGCCGTTTTAAGAAAATTACGCTCCTTGAAGCTCAAGTGGATACGGTGACTGAGACGGTCTGGCATACAGTGAACTTTATGCTCAACGGTTCTGTCTTTGTGATTTTAGGGATGGAGCTGGAAATGATAGCAGAGCCTATCTTGACCAATCCAATCTATAATCCCTTACTTTTATTGGTATCTCTTATAGCCCTTACCTTTGTCCTCTTTGCCATTCGTTTTGTCATGATTTATGGCTATTATGCCTATAGGACTAGACGTCTCAAGAAAAAGCTAAATAAGTATATGAAGGACATGCTTCTTTTGACCTTCTCAGGTGTCAAGGGAACGGTGTCGATTGCTACGATCCTTCTGATACCAAGTAATCTAGAACAGGAGTATCCTCTCTTGCTTTTCCTTGTCGCAGGTGTGACGCTTGTAAGCTTTTTAACAGGCCTCGTGGTTTTGCCTCATCTTTCTGATGAACAGGAAGAAAGCAAGGACTATCTCATGCATATCGCCATTTTGAATGAAGTAACGATAGAGTTGGAAAAAGAGTTGGAAGATACCAGAAATAAGCTCCCTCTCTATGCAGCTATTGACAATTATCATGGACGAATAGAGAATCTTATCTTGAGTCAAGAAAATAAGGGGGCTCAAGAAGACTGGGAGACCTTGAAACTTCTCATCCTCAGTATTGAAAGTGATGGTCTGGAACAGGCCTACGAAGAAGGCAAGATGAGTGAGCGTGCCTATCGAGTCTACCAACGTTATCTGAAAAACATGGAACAAAGTATCAATCGCAAGTTTGCTTCACGAGTGACCTATTATTTCCTTGTTTCCTTGCGGATTTTACGTTTTCTCCTTCACGAAGTCTTTACCTTAGGTAAGACTTTCCGCAGTTGGAAAAATGAAGAATCACAGAAACTCAGAGCCCTTGACTATGATCAAATTGCAGAACTCTATCTAGAAAATACAGAGATGATTATCGAAAGTTTGGAGAACCTAAAAGGGGTTTATAAGAGTTCTTTAATCAGCTTCATGCAGGATTCTCGTCTCCGTGAAACAGCTATCATCACCAGTGGTGCCTTTGTCGAACGGGTTATCAATCGTGTCAAACCCAACAATATCGATGAAATGCTGAGAGGCTATTATCTGGAGCGTAAATTGATTTTCGAATACGAAGAAAAACGATTGATTACGACCAAGTATGCCAAGAAATTACGACAAAATGTGAATAACTTAGAGAACTATTCTCTGAAGGAAGCTGCCAATACCCTGCCTTATGATATGATGGAATTGGTAAGAAGAAATTAA
- a CDS encoding YihY/virulence factor BrkB family protein codes for MKKWWKELIDKPLVKAFLHYYQASDSELTSVAVAYYWLISIFPLLLVVVNILPYFQIPVSNFLKVVNEFLPDTMYDVVAKIITEVLTQPSTGLLSFAVLSALWTFSKSMNFLQKAFNKAYGVAKSRGLIYQQLMSLLVSFGLQILFALALFLSVFGRMLLNLIKSYWKSDNPLFDYLQDLTGPLVYALIFAILVMIYYFLPNVKVRRIRHVLPGSAFVLLTLVLLLNIFSVYVNNYVNHLVDVRFFSSIVVVVMMFWFILIAKILIVGAVINASVQSLKDPSFRIN; via the coding sequence ATGAAGAAGTGGTGGAAAGAGCTGATAGACAAGCCTTTAGTAAAAGCTTTTTTACATTATTATCAAGCATCAGATAGTGAGTTGACCAGTGTCGCAGTAGCCTACTATTGGTTGATTTCGATTTTCCCCCTGCTTCTGGTGGTGGTCAATATCCTCCCTTATTTTCAGATTCCAGTTTCCAATTTTTTAAAGGTTGTAAATGAATTCTTGCCCGATACCATGTATGATGTGGTTGCAAAGATTATTACAGAAGTGCTGACCCAACCTTCAACGGGCTTATTAAGTTTTGCGGTTTTGTCAGCCCTATGGACCTTTTCAAAATCCATGAATTTCCTACAGAAAGCTTTTAATAAAGCTTACGGAGTAGCTAAGAGTAGAGGTTTAATTTATCAGCAATTGATGAGTTTACTAGTCAGTTTTGGCTTGCAAATCCTTTTTGCCTTAGCTCTCTTTCTCAGTGTCTTTGGCCGCATGCTTCTCAACCTTATCAAAAGCTACTGGAAATCAGATAATCCTCTCTTTGATTATCTGCAAGACCTAACAGGCCCTTTGGTCTATGCCTTGATTTTTGCCATCCTGGTCATGATTTATTATTTCCTGCCCAATGTTAAGGTGCGAAGGATTCGACATGTATTGCCAGGTAGTGCCTTTGTCTTGTTGACCCTGGTCTTACTGCTCAATATCTTTTCAGTCTATGTCAACAATTATGTCAATCACCTAGTGGACGTCCGTTTTTTCAGTTCTATTGTCGTTGTGGTCATGATGTTCTGGTTTATTCTCATCGCTAAGATTTTGATTGTCGGCGCGGTGATCAATGCCAGTGTCCAGAGTTTGAAAGATCCGAGCTTTAGAATAAATTAA
- the queA gene encoding tRNA preQ1(34) S-adenosylmethionine ribosyltransferase-isomerase QueA — MNTADFDFHLPEELIAQTPLEKRDASKLLIVNRETGEMQDKHFHSIIDMLEPGDALVMNDTRVLPARLYGQKEETGGHVELLLLKNTAGDEWEVLAKPAKRLKVGTRVSFGDGRLIAVVTEELTHGGRIVRFEYQGIFLEVLESLGEMPLPPYIHEKLDDRERYQTVYAKESGSAAAPTAGLHFTKELLAEIQAKGVHLVYLTLHVGLGTFRPVSVDNLDEHEMHSEFYQLSEESATTLRSVKENGGRVIAVGTTSIRTLETIGSKFDGQIQADSGWTNIFIKPGYEWKVVDAFSTNFHLPKSTLVMLVSAFAGRELVLDAYQHAIQEHYRFFSFGDAMFIY; from the coding sequence ATGAATACAGCTGATTTTGATTTCCACTTGCCTGAGGAATTGATTGCCCAAACGCCTCTTGAAAAACGGGACGCCTCTAAACTCCTCATCGTCAACCGTGAGACGGGAGAAATGCAGGATAAACACTTCCACTCTATTATTGATATGCTGGAACCTGGTGATGCCCTTGTTATGAACGACACCCGAGTTCTCCCTGCCCGCCTCTATGGTCAAAAGGAAGAAACTGGAGGCCATGTGGAACTTCTCCTGCTCAAAAATACTGCTGGAGATGAGTGGGAAGTTCTGGCTAAACCTGCCAAACGTCTCAAGGTCGGTACTCGTGTCAGTTTTGGTGATGGTCGCCTCATCGCTGTCGTTACGGAAGAATTGACTCACGGGGGCCGCATTGTCCGCTTTGAATACCAAGGAATTTTTCTAGAAGTCTTGGAAAGTCTGGGAGAAATGCCACTACCACCTTATATCCATGAAAAACTGGATGACCGTGAACGCTATCAAACCGTCTACGCCAAGGAAAGTGGCTCTGCTGCTGCACCGACTGCTGGATTGCACTTCACCAAAGAACTGCTGGCAGAAATCCAAGCTAAGGGTGTTCATCTAGTCTATCTGACTCTTCATGTCGGACTCGGAACCTTTAGACCCGTTTCTGTAGATAATCTGGACGAACACGAAATGCACTCAGAATTCTACCAGCTTTCTGAGGAATCTGCTACCACCCTTCGATCTGTCAAGGAAAATGGAGGCCGTGTCATCGCTGTCGGAACCACTTCTATCCGCACCTTGGAAACTATTGGTTCCAAGTTTGATGGACAAATCCAAGCAGATTCTGGCTGGACCAATATCTTTATCAAACCTGGCTATGAATGGAAGGTTGTGGATGCCTTCTCAACCAACTTCCACCTGCCAAAATCAACTCTGGTCATGTTGGTTTCTGCCTTTGCAGGCCGTGAATTAGTCTTAGACGCTTATCAACATGCCATCCAAGAACACTACCGCTTCTTCAGTTTCGGTGATGCCATGTTTATCTATTAA
- a CDS encoding glucosamine-6-phosphate deaminase, which translates to MKVIKVENQIEGGKVAFEILKEKLANGAQTLGLATGSSPLEFYKEIVESDLDFSNLTSVNLDEYVGLDGDNPQSYRYFMQENLFNQKPFKESFLPRGVKDNAEAEVERYNQILADHPVDLQILGIGRNGHIGFNEPGTPFDSQTHLVELDKSTIEANARFFDKIEDVPTQAISMGIKNILDAKSILLFAYGESKAEAIAGTVSGLVTENLPASSLQNHPDVTIIADAEALSLLEK; encoded by the coding sequence ATGAAAGTTATTAAAGTTGAAAACCAAATCGAAGGTGGAAAAGTTGCTTTTGAGATTTTGAAGGAAAAATTGGCAAATGGAGCTCAAACCCTAGGACTTGCGACAGGAAGTAGCCCACTTGAATTTTACAAGGAAATTGTTGAGAGTGACCTTGATTTTTCAAATCTAACCAGTGTCAACCTTGATGAGTATGTAGGGCTTGATGGAGACAATCCACAGTCTTATCGTTACTTCATGCAAGAAAACTTGTTTAACCAAAAACCATTTAAAGAAAGTTTCTTGCCTCGTGGGGTTAAGGACAATGCTGAAGCTGAAGTTGAACGCTACAACCAAATTTTGGCTGACCATCCAGTTGACCTCCAAATCTTGGGAATCGGTCGCAATGGACATATCGGATTTAATGAACCTGGTACTCCATTTGACAGTCAAACTCACCTTGTAGAACTTGACAAGTCTACTATCGAAGCAAACGCACGTTTCTTTGACAAGATTGAAGATGTTCCAACCCAAGCCATTTCAATGGGGATTAAAAATATCTTGGATGCCAAGTCAATCCTTCTCTTTGCCTACGGTGAATCAAAAGCAGAAGCCATTGCTGGAACAGTGTCTGGCCTAGTGACTGAGAATCTACCTGCAAGTAGCCTACAAAACCACCCAGATGTGACCATCATCGCAGATGCTGAAGCGCTCAGCTTACTCGAAAAATAA
- the rpsU gene encoding 30S ribosomal protein S21, translating into MSKTVVRKNESLDDALRRFKRAVTKAGTLQETRKREFYEKPSVKRKRKSEAARKRKKF; encoded by the coding sequence ATGTCTAAAACAGTAGTACGTAAGAATGAATCTCTTGACGACGCACTTCGTCGTTTCAAACGTGCGGTTACTAAAGCTGGTACTCTTCAAGAAACACGCAAACGTGAATTCTATGAAAAACCTTCTGTAAAACGTAAACGTAAATCAGAAGCAGCTCGTAAACGTAAAAAATTCTAA